A region of Faecalibacterium taiwanense DNA encodes the following proteins:
- a CDS encoding InlB B-repeat-containing protein, producing MKKILKILVLGLLSAALLCCALPSAFAAEDKDSQVYTIGLDAMGGSSSAVAVTTNLSGKLSALPAQPALEGYTFDGWYTEPVGGTKISTSTVFTGDTTVYAHWTVKNATTSTSTSTPAQPEQTAQEYDDGPILSVLTVAGALITTLAVAAFI from the coding sequence ATGAAAAAGATCTTGAAAATACTGGTCCTCGGTCTGCTCAGCGCTGCACTGCTCTGCTGTGCACTGCCCTCTGCCTTTGCCGCAGAAGACAAGGATTCGCAGGTCTACACCATTGGTTTGGATGCCATGGGCGGCAGCAGCTCCGCTGTGGCAGTCACCACCAATCTGAGCGGCAAACTCAGTGCCCTGCCCGCGCAGCCTGCGCTGGAAGGCTACACCTTTGACGGCTGGTATACCGAGCCGGTGGGCGGCACAAAAATCAGCACCTCTACGGTGTTTACCGGTGATACCACTGTGTACGCACACTGGACCGTGAAAAATGCCACCACTTCCACCAGCACATCCACGCCCGCTCAGCCGGAACAGACCGCGCAGGAATACGATGACGGCCCGATTTTGAGCGTTCTGACGGTAGCCGGTGCTCTGATCACCACGCTGGCCGTGGCTGCCTTTATTTAA